A single genomic interval of Asinibacterium sp. OR53 harbors:
- the leuD gene encoding 3-isopropylmalate dehydratase small subunit, translated as MQALSTIHSRFVPLQMENVDTDQIIPARFLKATTRDGFGKNLFRDWRYENNDEAKPKADFVLNQPKYSGEILVAGKNFGCGSSREHAAWAIQDYGFKVVVSSFFADIFKNNALNNGVLPVTVSENFLQKLFAQGEAATVTVNLEQQTITIDGTGEQEKFEINAYKKTCLLNGYDDIDFLLSIKKDIEAFELQR; from the coding sequence ATGCAGGCATTAAGTACCATACATAGCAGATTTGTTCCGTTGCAGATGGAAAACGTGGATACAGACCAGATCATTCCCGCCCGCTTTTTAAAAGCAACTACGAGGGATGGTTTTGGAAAGAACCTGTTTCGCGACTGGCGTTATGAGAACAATGATGAAGCAAAACCCAAAGCAGATTTCGTGCTCAACCAGCCGAAATACAGTGGCGAGATACTGGTAGCCGGTAAAAATTTCGGATGCGGCTCTTCACGCGAACATGCGGCATGGGCTATCCAGGACTATGGATTTAAAGTGGTGGTGTCGAGCTTCTTTGCCGACATCTTCAAGAATAATGCATTGAACAATGGCGTGCTGCCGGTGACGGTGAGCGAAAACTTCCTGCAAAAATTATTTGCACAAGGTGAAGCTGCTACAGTAACGGTTAACCTCGAACAGCAGACCATTACCATCGATGGTACGGGCGAACAGGAAAAGTTCGAGATCAACGCATACAAGAAAACATGCCTGCTCAACGGATACGATGATATCGATTTCCTGCTGAGCATTAAAAAAGATATTGAAGCATTTGAATTGCAACGATGA
- the leuC gene encoding 3-isopropylmalate dehydratase large subunit translates to MSKTLFDKIWEKHIVKEVEGGPSVLYIDKHFIHEVTSPQAFKGLEKRGISLFRPQQIVATADHNVPTINQHLPIKDELSRLQVQQLKENCAHHGVELYGLGHPYQGIVHVIGPELGITQPGMTIVCGDSHTSTHGAFGAIAFGIGTSEVEMVFASQCLMQSKPKLMRINIEGELNKGVVSKDIILHIIALISASGGTGYFVEYAGSAIRSLSMEARMTICNMSIEMGARGGMIAPDEVTFAYIKGREFAPQGEAWEKKLAEWKTLYSDADAAFDEELHINAADIEPMITYGTNPGQGIAVNGKIPSGSDNAKALQYMGLEAGKPLLGMPVQHVFIGSCTNSRIEDLRMVASLIKGKRKSDKVQVMIVPGSQQVSKQVKAEGLDKIFEEAGFEIRQAGCSACLGMNEDKIPAGEYCISTSNRNFEGRQGAGARTLLASPLTAAAAAITGVVTDVRELI, encoded by the coding sequence ATGTCAAAAACATTATTCGATAAGATTTGGGAAAAGCACATTGTTAAGGAAGTGGAAGGCGGTCCCTCCGTGCTGTATATCGACAAACATTTCATCCATGAAGTGACCAGTCCGCAAGCTTTCAAAGGCCTCGAAAAAAGGGGTATCTCACTTTTTCGCCCGCAGCAGATAGTGGCCACTGCCGATCATAACGTGCCTACGATCAACCAACATTTGCCTATTAAAGATGAACTGTCGAGGTTACAGGTACAACAACTGAAAGAGAATTGTGCGCATCATGGTGTGGAGTTGTATGGACTCGGACATCCTTACCAGGGCATTGTACATGTAATAGGACCTGAACTAGGTATTACGCAACCGGGCATGACCATTGTATGTGGCGATAGTCACACTTCTACACATGGTGCATTTGGTGCTATTGCTTTTGGAATAGGAACCAGTGAAGTGGAAATGGTATTCGCATCGCAATGCCTGATGCAGAGCAAGCCCAAGCTGATGCGCATCAACATTGAAGGTGAACTGAACAAAGGCGTTGTTTCAAAAGACATCATCCTGCACATCATTGCACTGATCTCTGCGAGCGGTGGTACCGGCTATTTTGTTGAATATGCAGGTTCTGCTATTCGTTCACTTTCCATGGAAGCCCGCATGACTATTTGCAATATGAGTATTGAAATGGGCGCCCGTGGTGGTATGATCGCTCCCGATGAAGTAACCTTCGCTTATATAAAAGGCCGCGAATTCGCACCCCAGGGAGAAGCCTGGGAAAAGAAACTGGCCGAATGGAAAACATTGTACAGCGATGCAGATGCTGCGTTCGATGAAGAACTTCATATCAATGCAGCAGATATAGAACCCATGATCACTTATGGTACCAATCCCGGACAAGGCATTGCCGTGAATGGTAAAATACCTTCAGGCAGCGATAATGCAAAAGCTTTGCAATATATGGGACTGGAAGCCGGCAAGCCCTTGCTGGGTATGCCCGTGCAGCATGTATTCATTGGAAGTTGCACCAATTCAAGGATAGAAGACCTGCGCATGGTGGCTTCATTGATCAAGGGAAAAAGGAAGAGCGATAAAGTGCAGGTGATGATCGTTCCCGGATCACAGCAGGTATCTAAACAGGTAAAGGCGGAAGGTCTTGATAAAATATTTGAAGAAGCCGGTTTTGAGATCAGGCAGGCAGGATGCAGTGCCTGTTTGGGAATGAATGAAGACAAGATACCTGCGGGTGAATATTGCATCAGCACCAGTAACCGGAATTTCGAAGGCAGACAAGGCGCCGGTGCGCGTACGTTGCTGGCGAGTCCGCTTACAGCGGCAGCTGCTGCCATCACCGGTGTTGTAACAGATGTTAGGGAGTTAATCTAA
- a CDS encoding 2-isopropylmalate synthase has translation MAEKVYIFDTTLRDGEQVPGCKLNTKEKLELALKLESLGVDILEAGFPISSPGDFESVEQIAKAITNATVCGLSRAVQKDIEVAAQALKYAKRPRIHTGIGTSDFHIKSKFNATREEILERAVQAVKWARNFTDDVEFYAEDAGRTNNEYLARVIEAVIAAGATVVNIPDTTGYCLPHQYGEKIAFLKNNVSNIDKAIISCHCHNDLGLATANSISGVINGARQIECTVNGLGERAGNTSLEEVVMVIKQHKDLGYYTNIQSQLLNPMSRDVSDTMRMPVQPNKAIVGANAFSHSSGIHQDGFLKDAQTYEIINPEEVGADGSKIVLTARSGRSALAHRLQKLGYQFNRNDIDILYQSFLQVADRKKEVEEADLHQLASTYKAVPATT, from the coding sequence ATGGCTGAAAAGGTGTACATTTTCGATACTACGCTCCGCGACGGAGAACAGGTGCCCGGCTGCAAACTCAATACCAAAGAGAAGCTGGAACTGGCACTGAAGCTGGAGTCGTTGGGTGTAGACATCCTTGAAGCTGGCTTTCCCATCTCCAGTCCGGGAGATTTTGAATCTGTAGAACAAATAGCCAAAGCGATTACAAATGCAACGGTATGCGGACTGAGCCGCGCCGTGCAAAAAGATATTGAAGTGGCCGCTCAGGCGCTTAAATATGCGAAAAGACCAAGAATACATACCGGTATTGGTACTTCCGATTTTCATATCAAATCTAAATTCAATGCCACCCGGGAAGAAATCCTGGAAAGAGCGGTACAGGCCGTGAAATGGGCCAGGAATTTTACCGATGATGTGGAGTTTTATGCCGAAGATGCCGGACGTACCAATAATGAATACTTGGCACGTGTAATCGAAGCCGTGATCGCAGCCGGCGCCACCGTGGTGAATATTCCTGATACCACCGGGTATTGCCTGCCGCATCAATATGGCGAGAAGATCGCTTTTCTGAAAAATAACGTTTCCAATATCGATAAGGCCATTATTTCCTGTCATTGTCATAATGACCTGGGACTGGCCACCGCCAATTCCATTTCAGGTGTGATTAATGGCGCCCGCCAGATAGAATGTACCGTGAACGGATTGGGTGAGCGCGCCGGAAATACTTCACTTGAAGAAGTAGTGATGGTGATCAAACAACACAAAGACCTGGGTTATTATACCAATATCCAGTCACAATTGCTGAACCCCATGAGTCGCGATGTATCGGATACCATGCGTATGCCGGTTCAGCCCAATAAAGCCATTGTAGGTGCCAATGCATTCTCCCATTCTTCCGGCATTCACCAGGATGGCTTCCTGAAAGATGCACAGACCTACGAAATCATCAACCCCGAAGAAGTGGGCGCCGATGGCAGCAAGATTGTGCTGACCGCCCGCAGTGGACGCAGTGCCCTGGCACATCGCCTCCAAAAATTGGGATACCAATTTAACCGGAATGATATAGATATACTATACCAGTCATTTCTACAGGTAGCAGACAGGAAAAAAGAAGTGGAGGAAGCAGACCTGCATCAACTGGCCAGCACATATAAAGCTGTGCCGGCAACAACTTAG
- a CDS encoding PAS domain S-box protein, giving the protein MSDHYLPMNILIVEDNPGDLFLLEELLGATSLPVARLFRVTNATQAITVLQLQKINLVLLDLTLPDSDGLESYKIINQYAVSIPIIVLTGMIDMHVALETMANGAQDYLVKGEFDEKLLSKSIQYSIERKRNLENLRESNERYEFVTKATNDMVWDWNLDTNEIYWAGENIYKLYGYQVTDFKTSADFWEKCIHPDDRQRVIDGLFKSISGNTHSIWQDEFRFRKADGTYAHVVDKGYLLYHGQTPRRMIGAMQDITDRKLAELKVINSERRFRSLVQNGSDMIKILDADGHFTFSSPTVEKVLGYTPSTLVGRNLFDFIHPDDMTFIRKRLKQISQQPSLEISSFRFKNADGEWRWLETKLTNLIGDPSIRGIVSNSRDVTEKKRMEKKLQEERQMKQKEITEAVIREQEKERYEISKELHDNVNQQLTVAMMYLATALKGSDNHQELLKQSSGFIFNAIEEIRKLSKALVTPLIKDFGLAKAIDGLVEDILVANQMNIEFFYESFYEEDINYEFKLNIFRIVQEQINNIIKHANANCVTIELYRDDFIRLSIADNGKGFDTAVKRKGIGLNNIFSRVELYNGSIELKSAPNKGCQLHIVFPAGKEILIEPPTQTV; this is encoded by the coding sequence ATGTCCGATCATTACCTGCCAATGAACATACTTATTGTAGAGGATAATCCGGGAGACCTTTTCTTATTGGAAGAGTTGCTCGGTGCCACTTCGTTGCCTGTGGCCAGGCTCTTCAGGGTAACGAATGCGACACAAGCTATTACCGTACTCCAACTGCAAAAGATCAACCTGGTGTTGCTCGACCTTACCTTGCCCGACAGCGATGGGCTGGAATCTTATAAGATCATCAACCAATATGCCGTTTCTATTCCCATCATCGTATTAACAGGTATGATAGATATGCACGTAGCGTTGGAAACCATGGCTAACGGCGCGCAGGATTACCTGGTAAAAGGAGAGTTTGATGAGAAGCTGCTTTCCAAATCCATTCAATACAGCATAGAACGTAAGCGGAACCTGGAAAACCTGCGCGAAAGTAATGAGCGTTATGAATTTGTTACCAAGGCCACCAATGATATGGTGTGGGACTGGAACCTCGATACGAACGAGATTTATTGGGCCGGTGAAAACATCTACAAACTTTATGGATACCAGGTCACCGATTTTAAAACTTCGGCAGATTTCTGGGAGAAATGTATACACCCGGACGACAGGCAGCGGGTCATAGATGGTTTGTTCAAATCCATCAGCGGCAATACGCATTCCATCTGGCAGGATGAATTCCGTTTCAGGAAGGCCGATGGAACTTATGCGCACGTGGTTGACAAAGGATACCTGCTGTATCATGGTCAAACACCCCGCCGGATGATAGGCGCCATGCAGGACATCACAGACCGTAAACTGGCCGAACTCAAAGTCATCAACAGCGAGAGAAGATTCCGGTCGCTGGTGCAGAATGGATCAGATATGATCAAAATACTGGATGCAGATGGCCATTTCACTTTTTCAAGTCCAACGGTAGAAAAAGTGCTGGGTTATACGCCATCAACCCTCGTAGGCAGGAATTTATTCGATTTCATCCATCCGGATGATATGACATTTATACGTAAACGACTCAAACAGATCAGTCAACAACCATCACTTGAAATATCTTCCTTCCGGTTTAAGAATGCCGATGGGGAATGGCGCTGGCTCGAAACCAAACTCACTAATCTCATTGGAGATCCTTCTATCAGGGGCATTGTGTCGAACTCGCGGGATGTGACGGAAAAGAAGCGGATGGAAAAGAAGCTGCAGGAAGAAAGGCAGATGAAGCAGAAAGAGATCACGGAGGCCGTTATACGTGAACAGGAAAAAGAAAGATATGAGATCAGCAAAGAACTGCACGACAATGTGAACCAGCAGCTCACAGTTGCCATGATGTACCTGGCAACGGCGTTGAAGGGAAGCGATAATCACCAGGAATTATTGAAACAATCTTCTGGTTTTATTTTCAACGCCATTGAAGAAATCCGGAAACTATCCAAGGCGCTCGTAACGCCGCTGATCAAAGATTTTGGTCTGGCCAAAGCCATCGACGGACTGGTGGAAGATATACTGGTGGCGAACCAGATGAACATTGAATTTTTCTACGAATCTTTTTATGAAGAAGACATCAACTACGAGTTCAAGCTCAATATTTTCAGGATCGTGCAGGAGCAGATCAACAACATTATCAAGCATGCCAATGCGAACTGTGTTACCATTGAATTGTACAGGGATGATTTCATTCGCCTTTCCATTGCCGATAACGGGAAGGGCTTCGACACCGCTGTAAAGAGAAAGGGCATCGGCCTCAACAATATTTTCAGCCGCGTGGAACTATACAACGGCAGTATTGAATTGAAAAGCGCTCCCAACAAAGGATGCCAACTGCATATTGTTTTCCCTGCCGGAAAAGAAATACTAATCGAACCGCCTACTCAAACCGTTTGA
- a CDS encoding PAS domain-containing protein, with product MTRNAEAASDGAGELRFRMLVENSMDIIIHANIHREITYISPAVKKIMGYEVEEVVGKRLRDMIYEADLNRLLSEFEEVIQSPGKSFKKEYRVKKKEGGFVWVEATVVNLLHMKGVEGVIINQRDITEKKEKEEELYKSNERFLYVARATNDAIWDWDLESDIVTRTGHGLKTNFGYDPAEASKDKDFWIKKVHPDDLESMLDKRTRALNDSQDAYWDDEYRIIKADGSFAYIYDKGYIIRNQEGKAIRMIGATQDITRRRAAEALLGELNTRLKKRAAELTTSNIELERFAYVASHDLQEPLRMVSSFLQLFRKKYEGQIDETADKYIHYALDGAERMKKLILDLLTYSRVGSDKSGYEEVNMNELLKDICNLFEKEIRETNAQVEIDNLPRINANKTQMFQLFQNLLGNALKYHSKEMPSIKITCKEMESQYLFSVEDNGIGIDAAHYEKIFQLFQRLHSKGNYSGTGIGLAICKKIVERHGGSIWVESGKENGSCFYLTIGK from the coding sequence ATGACTAGAAATGCTGAAGCTGCTTCAGATGGTGCCGGTGAACTACGGTTCAGGATGCTGGTAGAGAATAGCATGGACATTATTATCCATGCCAATATACACAGGGAGATCACGTATATCAGTCCAGCTGTAAAAAAGATCATGGGCTATGAAGTAGAAGAAGTAGTAGGAAAGCGATTACGTGACATGATCTATGAAGCAGACCTCAACCGGTTATTGAGTGAATTTGAAGAGGTCATCCAATCACCGGGCAAGAGCTTCAAAAAAGAATATCGAGTCAAAAAAAAAGAGGGCGGTTTTGTTTGGGTGGAAGCTACGGTGGTTAACCTGTTGCACATGAAAGGTGTGGAGGGTGTGATCATCAACCAGCGTGATATCACTGAAAAAAAAGAGAAAGAAGAAGAACTTTATAAAAGTAATGAGCGTTTTTTATACGTAGCCAGGGCAACCAACGACGCCATCTGGGACTGGGACCTTGAGTCGGATATTGTTACAAGAACAGGGCATGGATTGAAAACCAATTTCGGATATGATCCGGCAGAAGCTTCAAAAGACAAGGATTTCTGGATTAAGAAAGTGCATCCCGACGATCTCGAATCCATGCTGGATAAAAGGACGCGGGCACTCAACGATTCGCAGGATGCTTATTGGGATGATGAGTACAGGATCATCAAGGCGGACGGAAGCTTTGCTTATATTTACGACAAGGGATATATCATACGCAATCAGGAAGGGAAAGCTATTCGCATGATCGGCGCCACGCAGGATATTACGAGAAGAAGGGCTGCAGAAGCGTTGCTTGGGGAATTGAACACACGCCTGAAAAAAAGGGCTGCGGAACTGACTACTTCAAATATTGAACTCGAGCGGTTTGCGTATGTAGCTTCTCACGATTTGCAGGAACCTTTGCGCATGGTGAGCAGTTTTTTACAATTGTTCAGGAAAAAATATGAAGGGCAAATCGACGAAACGGCAGATAAGTACATCCATTATGCGCTGGATGGCGCTGAAAGGATGAAGAAATTGATCCTGGACCTGCTCACTTATTCCCGCGTAGGATCGGATAAAAGCGGGTACGAGGAAGTAAATATGAATGAGTTGTTGAAAGATATTTGCAACTTGTTCGAAAAAGAGATCAGGGAAACAAATGCACAAGTAGAAATAGACAATCTGCCCAGGATCAATGCGAATAAAACGCAGATGTTTCAATTGTTTCAGAATCTGTTAGGAAATGCATTGAAATACCATAGCAAGGAAATGCCTTCGATAAAAATAACATGCAAAGAAATGGAGAGCCAGTACCTGTTCAGCGTGGAAGACAATGGTATTGGTATTGATGCAGCGCACTATGAGAAGATTTTCCAGCTGTTCCAACGCCTCCACAGCAAAGGCAATTACAGCGGAACCGGTATAGGGTTGGCTATTTGTAAAAAGATCGTAGAAAGGCATGGCGGCAGTATATGGGTGGAATCTGGCAAAGAGAATGGAAGTTGTTTTTACCTGACAATCGGTAAATAA
- a CDS encoding long-chain fatty acid--CoA ligase — MTVKRLFDCLEHQLQHFPKKDMLSAKENGVWVSYSTEEVVGIVNRLSAGLLHLGVSAGDMTAESSDKIAIISNNRPEWLFADLAVQQLGAILVPVYPTTNPAELEFILNDAAVKYIFVGNKELYEKAKSVAGRVLSIKTIYSFDKIEGAEHWSAVTELANDDLLQEVARIKKNIPVSQLATIIYTSGTTGTPKGVMLSHRNIYSNLYYSKISFPFEDAPQYKVLSFLPLNHIFEKMVTYIYLYSGIGIYYAESMDTIGDNLREVKPNGFTTVPRLLEKVFERIMNKGNELTGIKRKLFFWSVSLASQYDNNNSSGPWYRLQLALANKLVFSKWREALGGNVAFIVTGGAACQVKLLRIFNAARIPVYEGYGPTENSPVIAVNRKAKGGNRLGTVGPVIEGVTLKLEEDGEICVSGPSVMEGYYKRPDLTAETVIDGWLHTGDIGVLEEGGFLRITDRKKELFKTSGGKYVAPQPIENKLKESRFIEQVMVVGPERKFVGALVVPAFAALKDWMKANNITFTTNEAAICEPRVLEMYQKLVDQYNTGFNHVEQIKKFELLPHEWTIETGEMTPKLSLKRKVVMEKFREAIEQIYR, encoded by the coding sequence ATGACAGTGAAAAGATTGTTTGATTGCCTGGAACACCAGTTACAACATTTTCCTAAAAAGGATATGCTGTCGGCAAAGGAGAACGGCGTATGGGTGTCTTATTCAACAGAAGAAGTGGTGGGTATTGTGAACAGGCTCAGCGCCGGCCTGTTACATTTGGGCGTGAGCGCCGGTGATATGACCGCCGAGAGCAGCGATAAGATCGCCATCATCAGTAATAACAGGCCCGAATGGCTGTTCGCCGATCTTGCAGTACAACAACTGGGCGCCATACTGGTGCCTGTATATCCTACCACCAACCCGGCTGAACTGGAATTTATACTGAACGACGCCGCGGTAAAATACATTTTTGTAGGCAATAAAGAACTGTATGAAAAAGCAAAATCGGTGGCGGGCCGTGTGCTTTCTATAAAAACCATTTACAGCTTTGACAAGATAGAAGGAGCTGAACATTGGAGTGCGGTAACAGAGCTCGCAAATGACGATCTGCTACAGGAAGTAGCGCGTATCAAAAAGAACATCCCGGTATCGCAACTGGCTACCATCATTTATACATCGGGAACAACGGGTACACCCAAAGGCGTGATGTTGAGTCACCGTAATATCTATTCGAACCTGTATTATTCGAAAATAAGTTTCCCTTTTGAAGATGCACCTCAATATAAAGTGCTGAGCTTTCTGCCGCTCAACCATATTTTCGAAAAGATGGTCACCTACATCTATCTCTACAGCGGCATTGGTATTTATTATGCAGAGAGCATGGATACTATTGGAGACAATCTCCGCGAAGTAAAGCCTAATGGGTTTACCACAGTACCGCGCTTGCTGGAGAAAGTGTTTGAGCGCATTATGAACAAAGGCAATGAGCTTACAGGCATCAAGCGTAAACTTTTTTTCTGGTCTGTTAGCCTGGCATCTCAATACGATAACAACAACAGCAGTGGGCCCTGGTATCGTTTGCAGTTGGCGCTTGCCAATAAGCTGGTCTTCAGCAAATGGCGCGAAGCGCTGGGGGGTAATGTTGCCTTCATTGTAACCGGAGGAGCGGCCTGCCAGGTAAAGCTATTGCGTATTTTCAATGCTGCCCGCATACCTGTCTATGAAGGGTATGGACCAACCGAGAACAGTCCGGTTATCGCGGTAAACCGGAAAGCAAAAGGCGGTAACCGCTTAGGAACAGTGGGGCCGGTGATAGAAGGAGTAACCCTTAAACTGGAAGAAGACGGTGAGATATGCGTAAGCGGCCCCAGTGTAATGGAAGGGTATTATAAACGACCTGATCTCACGGCCGAAACGGTGATAGACGGATGGTTGCATACCGGCGATATAGGTGTATTGGAAGAAGGGGGTTTCCTGCGAATCACCGATAGGAAAAAAGAATTGTTCAAAACCAGCGGGGGAAAATATGTTGCCCCACAACCCATTGAAAATAAACTCAAAGAAAGCCGTTTCATAGAACAGGTAATGGTGGTAGGCCCTGAACGTAAGTTCGTAGGCGCTTTGGTTGTGCCAGCTTTTGCAGCCCTGAAAGATTGGATGAAAGCAAATAACATTACTTTTACTACCAATGAGGCAGCGATATGTGAACCCCGTGTATTGGAAATGTATCAGAAACTGGTAGATCAGTACAATACGGGTTTCAACCACGTTGAACAAATCAAAAAATTTGAATTGCTGCCACATGAATGGACCATCGAAACAGGTGAAATGACCCCCAAGCTGAGCCTGAAAAGAAAAGTAGTGATGGAAAAATTCAGAGAAGCGATCGAGCAGATTTATCGTTGA
- a CDS encoding lipopolysaccharide assembly protein LapB, with the protein MKNTLIAFVALLLFHGSYGQQTTAQQLQETAMSMMRQGDFTNAVTVLEKAVAKDPQNLELLKNLSFANYLKRDFAKAIEVAKPLVQRPDADEQTFQILGMSYKSIAAYKDCGKLYKEAIKKFPNSGVIYNEYGELLEMDNSLGDAIVKWEKGIMSDPNYSSNYYNAARYYAKKAEWIRVILYGEIFLNLESFTPRTEDVKKGLLFAYANLFKGNTLQDAVAAKGTSNFEKEVLNTYAKTMALAKDGVNIDNLVTIRTRFILEWFQGNNKQQYPFRLFEQEQYLLREGIFEAYNQWLFGGVINADAYQIWQNNHPKEYNDFKSFQQGRVFKLVAGQYYMNR; encoded by the coding sequence ATGAAAAACACACTGATAGCTTTCGTTGCTTTATTGTTGTTTCACGGTTCTTACGGACAACAAACTACTGCCCAGCAGTTACAGGAAACAGCCATGTCCATGATGCGGCAGGGAGATTTTACGAATGCTGTAACAGTCCTTGAAAAAGCCGTGGCGAAAGATCCCCAGAACCTCGAGTTGCTGAAAAATCTCTCCTTTGCCAATTACCTTAAAAGGGATTTTGCAAAAGCGATAGAGGTAGCCAAACCACTCGTGCAGCGGCCTGATGCCGATGAGCAAACTTTCCAGATACTGGGAATGAGTTACAAAAGCATTGCTGCATATAAAGATTGCGGCAAACTGTACAAAGAAGCTATCAAAAAATTCCCCAACAGCGGCGTTATCTACAACGAGTACGGTGAGTTACTCGAAATGGATAACAGTCTTGGCGATGCCATTGTAAAATGGGAAAAAGGCATCATGTCCGATCCTAATTACAGCAGTAATTATTATAATGCAGCACGCTATTACGCTAAAAAAGCCGAGTGGATCAGGGTGATATTATATGGAGAGATCTTCCTGAACCTGGAAAGCTTTACACCCCGGACAGAAGATGTGAAAAAAGGATTATTGTTTGCATACGCGAATCTGTTCAAAGGGAATACCCTGCAGGATGCTGTTGCTGCGAAAGGTACCAGCAACTTTGAAAAAGAAGTGCTGAACACTTATGCTAAAACAATGGCGCTGGCGAAAGACGGCGTTAATATCGACAACCTGGTTACGATTAGGACTCGCTTCATCCTGGAATGGTTCCAGGGTAATAACAAACAACAGTATCCTTTCCGTTTGTTCGAGCAGGAACAATATCTTTTGCGGGAAGGAATTTTTGAAGCGTACAATCAATGGTTGTTCGGCGGAGTGATCAACGCAGATGCTTACCAGATATGGCAGAACAATCATCCCAAAGAATACAACGATTTCAAATCGTTTCAACAAGGCCGTGTGTTTAAACTGGTGGCAGGGCAATACTACATGAACCGTTAG
- a CDS encoding DUF1015 domain-containing protein, with translation MAIVKPFKALRPHAQLAKQVASRPYDVLNSTEAKIEAQGNPNSFLHITKSEIDLSESVDIHSQQVYEQAKANLEAFIKRDVLFRENRECYYIYRLVMDGRSQTGLVCVSSINDYENDIIRKHEFTRPEKEQDRINHIKTSGAQTGNVFLAYRHNEKVDALIAEWQETKSPVYDFVADDAIQHTIWIVNDTAACEMISGLFESEIPYTYIADGHHRAASAAKVRKAIENKTGNGADFFLTTLFPSNQLYIMDYNRVVKDLNGLDAAQFLAALKEKFTIELVGAAAYKPSHLHTFGLYLKGSWYKLTALPGTFTEDPIGVLDVTILQNNALDPILGIEDPRTDKRIDFVGGIRGLQELEKRVNSGEMAAAFSLYPVTIEQLFDIADSGNVMPPKSTWFEPKLRDGLLTHLIYQ, from the coding sequence ATGGCAATAGTAAAACCTTTTAAGGCGCTGCGTCCGCATGCGCAACTGGCCAAGCAAGTGGCCAGCCGTCCGTATGATGTATTGAACAGTACAGAAGCAAAAATTGAAGCACAAGGCAACCCCAATTCCTTCCTGCATATTACCAAAAGCGAGATCGACCTGTCCGAATCTGTGGACATTCATTCACAGCAAGTGTATGAGCAGGCGAAAGCAAACCTGGAGGCATTCATTAAAAGAGATGTGCTTTTCAGGGAAAACAGGGAATGTTATTATATCTACCGGTTGGTGATGGATGGCCGCAGCCAGACAGGACTTGTTTGCGTAAGCAGTATCAACGATTATGAGAACGACATTATCCGTAAACATGAATTCACCCGCCCGGAGAAAGAGCAGGATCGCATCAACCATATCAAAACTTCCGGTGCGCAAACAGGGAATGTTTTCCTCGCATACCGTCACAATGAAAAAGTAGATGCCCTCATTGCCGAATGGCAGGAAACCAAATCGCCGGTATATGATTTTGTTGCCGATGATGCGATACAACATACCATCTGGATCGTCAATGATACCGCTGCCTGCGAAATGATCAGCGGCCTTTTCGAATCAGAAATTCCCTATACCTATATTGCTGATGGCCATCACCGGGCCGCTTCTGCAGCTAAAGTGCGCAAAGCGATAGAAAACAAAACTGGCAACGGAGCCGATTTTTTTCTCACTACGCTTTTTCCTTCTAACCAGTTATACATCATGGATTATAACCGGGTGGTGAAAGACCTGAACGGACTGGATGCAGCGCAATTCCTAGCGGCATTGAAAGAGAAATTTACGATAGAGTTGGTGGGCGCTGCAGCATACAAGCCTTCCCATCTGCACACATTCGGGTTGTATTTAAAAGGCAGCTGGTACAAGCTCACCGCCTTACCAGGCACGTTTACAGAAGACCCGATTGGTGTATTGGATGTTACTATCCTGCAAAACAATGCACTTGATCCCATCCTGGGTATAGAGGATCCCCGTACCGATAAAAGGATTGATTTCGTAGGCGGTATACGCGGATTACAGGAACTGGAAAAAAGGGTGAACAGCGGGGAGATGGCAGCTGCTTTCAGCTTGTACCCGGTAACCATCGAACAGCTGTTCGATATTGCCGACAGCGGTAATGTAATGCCTCCCAAAAGCACCTGGTTTGAACCGAAACTAAGGGATGGATTGTTGACCCATCTTATTTATCAATAA